From a single Pseudomonas sp. A34-9 genomic region:
- the ssuD gene encoding FMNH2-dependent alkanesulfonate monooxygenase: MDVFWFLPTHGDGHYLGTTQGARPVTLNYLKQVAQAADSLGYHGVLIPTGRSCEDSWVIASALVPLTERLRYLVAIRPGIISPTVSARMAATLDRLSNGRLLINVVTGGDPDENRGDGSFLSHAERYEVTDEFLKIWRRVLQGEAVDFDGKHLQVQNAKALYPPVQKPYPPLYFGGSSDAAHDLAAEQVDVYLTWGEPPAAVAEKLADVRERAARHGRKVKFGIRLHVIVRETAEEAWKAADKLIEHISDETIEAAQKSFSRFDSEGQRRMAALHDGRRDNLEIAPNLWAGVGLVRGGAGTALVGDPQQVAARIKEYADLGIESFIFSGYPHLEEAYRFAELVFPLLPEPYASLAGRGVTNLTGPFGEMIANDVLPGKASA; encoded by the coding sequence ATGGATGTTTTCTGGTTCCTGCCAACCCACGGTGATGGCCACTATCTGGGCACCACCCAAGGGGCGCGCCCGGTCACTCTCAACTATCTGAAACAAGTGGCGCAGGCTGCTGACAGCCTTGGCTATCACGGCGTACTGATTCCCACCGGGCGTTCCTGCGAAGACTCGTGGGTGATCGCCTCGGCACTGGTGCCGTTGACCGAACGCTTGCGTTATCTGGTGGCGATTCGACCCGGGATCATTTCTCCGACGGTTTCGGCGCGCATGGCCGCCACGCTGGATCGTCTGTCCAACGGGCGTTTGCTGATCAACGTGGTGACCGGCGGCGATCCGGATGAAAACCGAGGCGACGGCAGTTTCCTCAGCCACGCCGAGCGCTATGAAGTCACCGATGAATTCCTGAAGATCTGGCGTCGGGTGCTGCAAGGCGAGGCAGTAGATTTCGACGGCAAGCATCTGCAGGTACAAAACGCCAAGGCGTTGTACCCACCGGTGCAGAAGCCCTATCCGCCGCTGTACTTCGGTGGCTCCTCCGATGCGGCGCATGATCTGGCCGCCGAACAAGTCGATGTCTATCTGACCTGGGGCGAACCACCCGCCGCCGTCGCGGAAAAACTCGCCGACGTGCGCGAACGCGCGGCGCGGCATGGGCGCAAGGTGAAGTTCGGCATCCGCCTGCATGTGATCGTGCGCGAGACCGCCGAAGAGGCGTGGAAAGCCGCAGACAAACTGATCGAACACATCAGCGACGAGACCATTGAGGCGGCACAGAAATCCTTCTCACGGTTCGACTCCGAAGGTCAGCGGCGCATGGCCGCGTTGCACGATGGTCGTCGCGATAACCTCGAAATTGCCCCCAATCTGTGGGCCGGCGTCGGTCTGGTGCGCGGCGGTGCCGGTACGGCATTGGTCGGCGATCCGCAGCAGGTCGCGGCACGGATCAAGGAATACGCGGACCTGGGCATCGAGAGTTTCATCTTCTCCGGTTATCCGCACCTGGAAGAGGCTTACCGCTTTGCCGAGCTGGTGTTCCCGCTGCTGCCCGAGCCTTACGCGAGTCTGGCCGGGCGTGGCGTGACCAATCTGACCGGGCCGTTTGGCGAAATGATTGCCAACGACGTGTTGCCCGGCAAAGCCTCGGCATAA